CAATGGTCGAACATTGGGTAATTGCTGACCGGAGAAGGAgtcgagaagagaaagtgTACTGGATGAACCTATTCATCGATAGTTCCCTCTATCGTCCTGTGTGATCTGaccaccatcttcactGTCCGAACAGGCTGCATGGCGTCATCCTCGATAggctcatcctcttcttcttcggcatcTACATGCGTCTCTTGAGCCACTGTTCCAACCCTCCTGGCGGCTAGCGGAGGAAGCGGCATAGGGGGCGTCGACCTTCCGCTATGCGTACCCGCCTCGAAAGCTTCGAGTAAAGCAATAACCCTGCCTGCACCATCTCAAGACTTTAAACTCTTGTTTCCAAATTCGCCACATACCGTCTACTATACGCAGCTCTGTCTCTCGTTGGCGGATAAATACATTCGGCACCAGATTGAAGACAATGTTGACAACGTCCTAGGTTCGCCCCCCGATTTTCCAGAGAAGCCGGCCATGCTGACGAAGTGATACTTGGActgagaaggggaggacCAGGAAGGCATTTTACCTTCTTGTTCCGACAGTTGCGACAAGCTGAAAAAGCTCTTATCACCGTCCCCGGGTTTTGATCGGGCGTGCCATTCGAGAAGGACGGTTGTTTTTGTTTCGCATTTTtgccagaagatgaagatgagaatgttTTGGTGGcagtggtggtggtggtggtggtgaatATTTGTGATCCTTGTAGGCGTTGATATCATGTCTGGATATACACGACTGAATAAAAGTCCCAGGGGCTGAAGTCGATGTCGATAAGTTCAATATCTTGTTCGTTAGAGAGGGTACTTGTTGAAGGGACGCCCATGTAGGCAACTATTGAAAAGACATGATTGGGACTGAACGAGTTGAAAGGATCGTTATTCGTTATTGTTATCTGAACAGTCTCGTCGCCGTGTTTGCCGAATGTACGTACCCGACGCATCAACGCTCACTCTTCTGCCCGAAATCTTGTCTGTCACTTTGTTGTTTCTTTCGATATCACCAATCATCGTGTGGCCATACATCAATGGCTATTCAGATCTCGTCCCCAGCCCCATACTGTCTAGTGTCCCATCCGCAGACGAGCCATTGCCTTACGACAAGGCACAGAGAAGTAAGAAGCATATAGGCCTTTAAGCATCGAAAGCACCCTTTCAATTGACGCGTGATTATTCGCTAGGTGGCAAGCATGGATTATACCCACCCTTTGCTATGGGTCGGGGCCAACTGTACAATGGATGCGATTAAAGAGCTTTGATCGATAATGTTTCTGTGGCGACCTGCAAAGCACATTTGAGCCCTAGCTTCGTTGCCCCCAGGAAATGGCGGCATGATCGGCGAGCTTACGATAAAGAAAGTTGGTGAGAGCCCGCTAAATCAATCTGGCAACCTGCCATAAGGCTTCGATGGTCTAGTCCCAATCAAGCAAGCTTACTATGGTGATACAAGGAGAGGAAATGGGAGAATAGATAATAAATATTCGCGCACGGTTCGTGGAATGAGAGCGCACGCATGACTGTCACTACCTTATCGGCATCATATGGTCTACCCGTTGCTGGTGCTGAAAGCGACATTTGCTAATGTTACTGCTATATTCGGGGTAAATAAACATGTTACAGTGACTGTCGAAATGGGATAGACGGGATACAAGTAGATTTGATCTGGACGAGTAGCCATGTTAAGCAGACaatcaccatcatcaccgGCGGATCACCGATCACTGATGCTGATGCGGACGCGTCCTGCGTATCCTTCACCTGCTTCCGTCTTTTTACCAGTAGCATCACTAACATATGGTATAAGTACATGAGCGACACCTTGCGTAGACTGTGCTCCCATACAATTTGATTTAATGATACTATCAAGAATACAAAATCGTCCGTCTTTAATTCATTTCATTACACGCCCAGCGCGACTGCTGCGTAGCTCTTgtgcttctcttcctttgtgACAACTGTTTTTTTATTATCTTTGTCGTCCTTCTTCGGCCCGAGTCCCAAGTGAGCTagatcatcctccatctccatctcacCTAGTACGATcacgtcttcttcaccatcactACACacattttcatctctcaacTCTACTTGCTCCGGACGGCTCAATGCAGAGATATGCTCCCAATCATCGTCTGaatgatcatcttcatcttccccatctgAATCTGGCCGAGTGGCCAGAAGGGCTGGGGTGGCGGGAGAGTTGGATAATGCGGAAGAAGTGGCATGGGGACGGGCGGATGCTGATTTGGTAGTGGTGAGTAGGCTGATGGGTCTAGGCACCGGGTCGTCAGGCGCGTTGGGGATTTCGCTTTCGGAGAGGGCGATGACATGGGGATTGGCGACAAAATCAAAACCAAGAGTGGTTGCTGTCGTAGCTATGATCATATCAGCAAAACGCCCATGATGTATGAAACTAATAGGACATACCCCTCTTTCCCCGCTTATCTTTGCCATCCACGATAAGCCTCTCCAGACCAacatccctcttcccctccacaCTGCTGCTCAGCTCTTTGGCCTCCCTGCTCATTGACCCACTCAACCTCATCGGCACGCTCTTCGGACCAACCTCTGGCAGTAATGCCATCTCGGCACGCCAATCAGCATTGTTCTGTGGGGTGGCGGAGAGTGATTTGCGCGGGACAGCAGTGCCGGGACGAGTAGGCCTCTGACGGTGGCGAGGGTTAGGGATGGGACGGGATGGGATGGGCATTGTTTTGAGGATTGTGTCTATAGGTGAGAATAGGGATGAGTAGGAGAtatggatggatgaggtATGTAGAATGTAGGAACGCGATGTCCACTTGCGCAGACACGTGTGATGGGGGAACCCGCGGGGTGGCGAGTCGAGGTGGCGGAGGGTACACCTTTAGGGTACACAAAAAAGGTGGCGATGGAGACTGACCAGTAAAGTTCTGATGTTGCCGATAGTAACTATAGCTGCAGTGGGCGGCACTAGACTCTGCAAGTTATAAAGCCAGAACGAACATTGGTTTAAGGTGATATAATAGCTTCTTAGACGATTGCAATGGCCAGTCAGCCAGTGACGCGCCTCTTATCTCGGCCAGATGCGCACCCGGCGGGCATAAACAACACACCCTAAAGATGACGTCGCATCCTTCCTTTATCAGTGCGGTATCCCGAACACATGATTTAAGGCAGTCACGGTTGGCCATCTTATTAAGGCTCGGGAGAGCAGAAGGTTTAAAAGCTTCCATGCGATGGTATTCATCTAAATGCCGCTCTACTTATCTTTTGTCATGCTACAGATTTCTCCAAACGTCTCCCAAatttccttttcaaccATCCACCGACTAGTTCCCCTACCACATCCTATATAGAAGGAAACCCTTCAGCCCACCTTTATTCCGCATACTTCAACTGAGCATTCTTAAGAGCAAGGATATGCTGGTTGATATAACCACGCGCTTGAAGTTCTTTCAGAGAAGTGTACTTTGCACCGTTAATCTTTCCCAGGCAAGTCTGTAATCACATGATTGACAATAAATAAGCATATCTTGACATCTTCTCAGCTTTCCCCCGACATCAAAAGAAACTTACGTCGGATCCACAAGCACAATCAAAGCCTTGTGCCATATCCCACTCCGTACTGGGATAGAAAAACTCGAGAGACTCTCCCTTTTTTAGGCCTTTGGAAGTAGCATATACTCCCCATTCGTTAGGTCGAAAAGGGGGCAAATGCACTTCGGTCGTTGGGGAACAAGAGTGATTCACTTCAAAAAGGTAAGATGTCAGCACCCGCAGAAAAACCCAAACGGCCAGAGCAACgagaaaagatgaggaCATACTGAATAAGAGGTCAGAATTGAGCTCGAGATGATCTCTCGGGCCTGTGCCGAATTGGACGGAAGAATATGCCTTTTCAGGGGCAAGAGAGATGTTGGTAAGGGGAGTTATTAACTCGTTGGGAGCGAAATCCTAAGGACCCAGGACCAATCAGCTTGACTCCTTCCACTATCTTCCAAAGCATATATCCCTCTCTACACTCACCCGTAAAGCAACCAGTCGACTCGCATAGCCTTCTTCTAACCCTTTACTAGCTGTAAACTCGACGCGGAACAGGCCAGGGTGTGTAGGCTGATATGTCTTGCCCTCGAAAGTGTTGGAAAGAGTGGGCTTCACCCATGCTTGCTGAGGTTCAGGAGGGAGAGCAGGATTAATGGTCGCTGTGGGCATGACGGATGAGACTGAGTGGGCTGCTAGGTTTGTGATGGATGTCTTATGGAGGTACTATATGTCGACAGGATGACTTCCTGAGAATAGAGAAGTAGGCGAACAAGGTAGCCAAGCCAAGCAAAATAAATGAACGAGTCATCCCGCTGTCTCTGTCCCCTATTAATCTTTCGGGCTGCGGGTCATccggaagaaaagagtgtCCTCATAGCCGGCGTCGGGTGCCGGAAGGGATAATATAGATGATGAGATCCGGCGAATCAGAGGGAGTACGTAAGACGGGGGTGAGTCACCAGGTGTGAGGCTGATCTCGGACGGCGTGAGCCTGATATCCCAGATTTGCCGTGGAGGGTAGTTCGACGGCGGCCGATGCGCGCCCGCTCGCGTCTTTTGTTCTCCTATACCACGTACGTCGTCGACTTTTCCACTGCAGCGAGGTTTCCAACAGTCAAATTTGATATTGTAGCCGACGCCATAAATCATAGTTTGAAGTTATCCAAGCactgaaaaggaaaacaaaGACGTAGAGATATGGTCTCCTCATAGCTTCAAATTCCCGCCATAATAAGCTACCGAATTGCAATGGGGGATTACAAGTCGGCCAAAGAGGCCTTTGTCTCGGATAACCCAGGTGCTACCATCTGGAGTATCAACGCTGTCAGTTTGGTTGCTCTGGTATGTAGCTTATTCTTCGGTGGGCGCTGTCATTAGGAAACGCTTATGTTTAGGACTGTAGGGGACGTATGCTCTCTGGATCGCCTTATCACCGTACATCCGGCATGGACTCTTGAACAATTACCTGTTATGCGTCCTCCCCATACTATTCGGGGTGACCATtttctcaacttctcctCTCATATTTACTTCTTTTTTGTCGATTATTTCTTCCGCTTTCATCGCGAAATCACAAAAACGCTCCAACTTTCCACGTTCACCCGAAAAGCCAAAAGGTCAATGGCTCGACGAATCTGACTCGGATGAAGAACCAGCAGAACCTGCTTCTACGGCTGGATCTGCAGCAGTCTCACCTATAAAACTTTTACCTTCTCAAGTAGTATTTGCTTCAGAATCTCTATTATCTCCGGATCCGACAGCATCCCCCATGTCGCCGAGCAGTTCCTCTGGTTCAGGGCATGAAGACCCTTTAGGAATAATGGGCGTTAATAGACGAAGGTCGCCATTAGAACGCGTCTCACTTAACGTCCCATCACATTTCGACAACAAAATAAGAGTATCCCCTGTGCCTTCCTTGCAGCTCAAAAAGCCTAGGGCGACAAAGGCTcaaggagtggaagaaaagggaagattACCGTTTTTGACAGTGTACCGAGCGCATATGATGCTCATGACTGTCATTTGCATCTTGGGGGTAGATTTTGATGTGTTTCCTAGATGGCAGGGTAAGTGCGAAGATTTTGGTACCAGTTTGGTAAGCTATTCTTCAGTCAGGAAAAGTTTAGTGCTTACCTCTCTACTTGCCATAGATGGACGTGGGGGTCGGATCATTTGTCTTTTCCCTCGGGCTCATCTCCACaaaatctctttctcctccacctccaccccctACCCCTTCCTCGCCCGCGCTCAACTCTCATCTCATTCCCCTTACCCCTTCCCCGTTAACTTCCATCCTCATGTCCCTCCGAAAgtccatccccatcctcgtcctcggcTTTATACGTTTAATCATGGTCAAGGGCTCTGATTATCCTGAACATGTGACGGAGTACGGTGTGCACTGGAATTTCTTCTTTACGCTCGCGCTAGTTCCTGTGCTGGCTGTAGGTGTTCGGCCATTGACAAGGTGGTTTCGCTGGAGTGTGCTGGGAGTGGCCATCTCCTTGCTGCATCAACTGTGCTTGGCATACTATCTTCAACCCATCGTTTCCTCGTCCGACCGATCAGGCATCTTTCTAGCAAACAAAGAAGGTTTCTCTTCGCTTCCTGGTTATCTCTCCATATTTTTGATTGGTTTATCCATTGGAGATCATGTGTTAAGGCTCAGTTTACCACcaagaaggcagagagTCGTGTCAGAAACGGTCGAAGAGCACGAGCAGAGCCATtttgagagaaaaaagcTGGATCTAATCATGGAGTTGATTGGATATAGTTTAGGCTGGTGGACGTTGCTAGGAGGCTGGATTTGGGCCGGTGGGAAGGTATCCAGGCGTTTGGTAAGTGAACTTCTGTGGTAACATTGTACCTATACTAATCTCCATATAAAGGCCAACACTCCCTACGTATTCTGGGTAGCGGCATATAATAccacctttctccttggctacctcctcctcacccACATCATCGCAtctcccacctcttcccaaaCATCGCCATCGTCATCGATCTTGGTACCTCCCTTGCTTGATGCTATGAATAAAAACGGTCTCATGGTGTTTTTGGCGGCCAACTTGCTTACAGGACTAGCGAATGTGAGCATGGAGACAATGTATGCATCGGCGTGGTTGTCGATGGGGGTTTTAATGTTGTATAGCTTGGGAGTCAGTTGGGTGGCGTGGGTACTGAAAGGACGGAGGATCAAAATATAGTGCCGGGAGTTTATCATGCAGGATGCTGGTATTTCGAGTTCAGTTT
Above is a genomic segment from Cryptococcus deuterogattii R265 chromosome 8, complete sequence containing:
- a CDS encoding GPI-anchored wall transfer protein 1, with amino-acid sequence MGDYKSAKEAFVSDNPGATIWSINAVSLVALGTYALWIALSPYIRHGLLNNYLLCVLPILFGVTIFSTSPLIFTSFLSIISSAFIAKSQKRSNFPRSPEKPKGQWLDESDSDEEPAEPASTAGSAAVSPIKLLPSQVVFASESLLSPDPTASPMSPSSSSGSGHEDPLGIMGVNRRRSPLERVSLNVPSHFDNKIRVSPVPSLQLKKPRATKAQGVEEKGRLPFLTVYRAHMMLMTVICILGVDFDVFPRWQGKCEDFGTSLMDVGVGSFVFSLGLISTKSLSPPPPPPTPSSPALNSHLIPLTPSPLTSILMSLRKSIPILVLGFIRLIMVKGSDYPEHVTEYGVHWNFFFTLALVPVLAVGVRPLTRWFRWSVLGVAISLLHQLCLAYYLQPIVSSSDRSGIFLANKEGFSSLPGYLSIFLIGLSIGDHVLRLSLPPRRQRVVSETVEEHEQSHFERKKLDLIMELIGYSLGWWTLLGGWIWAGGKVSRRLANTPYVFWVAAYNTTFLLGYLLLTHIIASPTSSQTSPSSSILVPPLLDAMNKNGLMVFLAANLLTGLANVSMETMYASAWLSMGVLMLYSLGVSWVAWVLKGRRIKI